GCTGTGGAGCTCAAGGTTTAAATCAAGGTTTAAACATGAGAGATTCAGGTTTAGATATTTCTTATACTTTACGTGATTCTGCTATTGCTGAAAAACGTGCTTCTTTTGTTAATGCAACAGAAAATGGTTTTGAAGTTGGTACTTACGAAGAGCTTATTCCAAAAGCAGATTTAGTACTAAATCTTACTCCAGATAAGCAACACACTAATGTAGTTAAAGCGGTTATGCCTTTAATGAAAAAAGGAGCTACTTTAGCGTATTCTCATGGTTTCAATATTGTTGAAGAAGGCATGCAAATTCGTGAAGATCTTACGGTAATCATGGTAGCGCCTAAGTCGCCAGGTTCGGAAGTTCGTGAAGAATATAAAAGAGGTTTTGGTGTGCCAACCTTAATAGCGGTACACGAAGAAAACGATCCAGAAGGAAAAGGATGGGCACAAGCTAAGGCTTATGCTGTTGCAACTGGTGGTGATAGAGCTGGTGTTTTAGCATCTTCTTTCATTGCTGAGGTGAAATCGGATTTAATGGGTGAGCAAACCATTCTTTGTGGATTGTTACAAACAGGTTCTATCCTTTGTTTCGATAAAATGGTTGAAGAAGGTATCGAGCCAGGTTATGCTTCTAAATTAATTCAATACGGATGGGAAACCATTACCGAAGGTCTTAAATACGGTGGTGTTACTAACATGATGGACCGTCTTTCTAACGCTGCAAAAATTAAAGCTTTTGAATTATCGGAAGAGTTAAAAGATATTATGCGTCCGTTATTCCAAAAGCATATGGATGATATTATCGAGGGACGTTTTTCTGCTGGAATGATGGCAGATTGGGCTAACGATGATAAAGATTTATTAGGATGGAGAGCTGCAACTGCTGAAACGGCATTTGAAAAAACGCCTGCTGGAGATGTTGAGATTACAGAGCAAGAATACTACGATAACGGTGTATTAATGGTTGCTATGGTAAGAGCTGGTGTTGAATTGGCTTTCGAAGCGATGGTAGACTCTGGAATTATCGATGCTTCTGCATACTACGAATCGTTACACGAAACGCCATTAATTGCAAATACTATTGCTAGAAAGAAATTATACGAAATGAACCGTGTAATCTCTGATACGGCCGAGTACGGATGTTACTTATTCGATCACGCATGTAAGCCTTTATTAACCGATTTCATGAAAACGGTTAATACCGATGTAATTGGTAAAGCTTATGCTAAAGATAATGGTAAAGGTGTTGATAACGCAAAACTTATCGCTGTTAATAAAGCATTAAGAAATCACCCAGTTGAAAAAGTTGGAGAATTCTTAAGGTCATCTATGACGGCTATGAAGCCAATAGTTTAAAACGTATCCTAATGAACAAGGAAAACACATATTTTCCTAAGTTAAGTGATATAAAGGTAGCTGCCGATACGATTAAAAACGTATCGGCAGTTACGCCTTTAGGGCATAGCTTAAGGTATTCTAAACAGTTTGAAGCGCAGGTGTTTTTGAAGCGTGAAGACCTTCAGCAAGTGCGTTCGTATAAAATTCGTGGGGCCTATAATAAAATTAGTTCGTTAACGCCAAAGCAATCGGCTTGCGGCGTGGTTTGTGCCAGTGCAGGGAATCATGCGCAAGGGGTCGCGCTATCTTGTAAATTATTGAAGATAAAAGGCACGATATTTATGCCTACACCAACACCGAAACAGAAGGTAGAACAGGTTGAAATGTTTGGTGAGGATTTTATTGAAATCAAACTTATTGGTGATACTTACGACGATGCAAGTAAAGCGGCGCTTCTAGAATGTGAACAGTTGGAGAAAACCTTTATTCACCCTTTTGATGATGAAAAAGTAATAGAAGGACAGGCTACTGTGGGACTGGAAATTATAGAGCAAGCTAAAAACCCTATCGATTATGTATTTATTCCTATTGGCGGCGGTGGTTTAGCTTCAGGGTTGTCTACCGTTTTTAAAGCTTTATCGCCAAAAACTAAAATTATTGGTGTGGAGCCTGAAGGCGCACCTTCCATGACGGTATCCATTAAAAATAATAAAAACACAGCCTTAGACGAGATTGAAAAATTTATCGATGGTGCTGCCGTAAAACGTGTTGGCGATTTAAACTTTGCCATATGTAAAGAAAACCTCGATGATACCATAGCCGTACCCGAAGGTAAGGTATGTGAAACCATATTAGAACTCTATAACAAAGATGCTATTGTAGTAGAGCCTGCAGGTGCTTTAAGTATTTCAGCTTTAGATTTTTTTGCTGATGACATAAAAGGTAAAAACGTGGTTTGTGTGGTTAGTGGCAGTAATAACGACATCACCAGAACACCAGAAATTAAAGAACGTGCTTTGTTATACGCGAATTTGAAGCACTATTTTATAGTTAATTTTCCGCAGCGCGCAGGAGCTTTAAAAGAATTTGTAGTCGATATTCTGGGTGAAACCGATGATATCACCTACTTTCAATACGCTAAAAAAACCAATCGCGAAAATGGTTCGGCGGTAGTAGGCGTGCAGCTAAAAGCTTCAGAAGATTTAGAACCACTTATTTCAAGAATGAAAAAGCGTAATTTTTTTGGTGACTATTTAAACAATAAGCCTGATTTATTTGAGTTTTTAGTATAAAATAGTCCGGTTAGAACGAAATCGTTTTCGTTTTAATCCAATAAATAATAAACAGTTAATCTCCTAAATTCAGGTAAATTTCATTTACTTTGGGGTAAAATGCAAGTGTGATATTTATTATAAACACACAGCCAAACCACAACAACTACTATAAACATAAATATTATGAAAACAGCTTTTCAAGATATTCCTGAAGCTTATAAAATAAAATCACTTTTACATCAAACCACATACTTGGTAAACGGAGAGTTGAAAAGTTGGGAAGGAGATACTGCTGAGGTATATTCTACCATTTCATCAACCTCAGATTATAAACCAACACTTTTGGGGACTATTCCGCAATTAGGTGAAAAAGAGGCTATGGAGGTTTTGGATTCTGCAACCTCGGCCTACGATCATGGAAAAGGCTTATGGCCAACAATGAAAGTTGCCGATAGAATTGCTTGTATGGAAACTTTCGTAGAGCAAATGAAAACCAAGCGTGAAGAAGTTGTGAAACTTTTAATGTGGGAGATAGGGAAAAATTTGCCTGATTCTGAAAAAGAATTCGATAGAACTGTAGAGTACATTTATGATACTATTGAAGCTTATAAACAAATTGACAGGTCTTCTGCAAAATTTGAAAAAAACTCTGGCGTTTATGCGCATATCCGTCGTGGTCCACTAGGTGTGGTTTTGTGCTTGGGGCCTTATAATTATCCGCTTAACGAAACGTTTGCCTTATTGATTCCGGCTTTAATTATGGGGAACCCCGTAATTTTCAAGCCTGCTAAATACGGTGTTCTATTAATTTCGCCTTTATTGGAAGCTTTTCAAAGCAGTTTCCCTGAAGGGGTAGTGAATATTGTGTATGGTCGCGGACGAGTTTTAGCGGCACCAATTATGAAATCTGGCGCTATCGATGTGTTGGCTTTAATTGGAAATAGTAAATCGGCTAACATCCTTCAAGCGCAGCACCCGAAAGGAAACAGACTGCGTATGGTTTTAGGTTTGGAAGCTAAAAATCCGGCGATTGTATTACCAGATGCCGATTTAGATTTAGCGGTCGATGAGTGTATTGCCGGTACTTTATCTTTCAACGGACAACGTTGTACAGCATTAAAAGTATTGTATGTTCACGAATCGGTTGTTGAAGAATTTAACCGTCGATTTGCTTATAAAGTTGATCAGCTTAAATTTGGAAATCCTTGGGAGGAAGGTGTGAAATTAACGCCGCTTCCAGAAACGGATAAGCCAGCATATATTCAAGAACTTATTGACGACGCTCTAGAAAAAGGAGCAAGCATCATCAATAAAAAAGGTGGTGAAACTTCCGAGAATTATATTTTTCCAGCGGTGTTATATCCGGTGTCTAAAGAGATGCGTGTTTATAAAGAAGAGCAATTCGGACCCGTAATTCCGGTGATTTCTTTTTCTGATATTGAAGAGCCTTTAGATGATATGGCGGAGTCGGATTACGGACAACAAGTGAGCTTATTTGGTAAAAATATTAATACCTTATCACCACTTATCGATACCCTGGTAAATTTAGTATGTCGTGTAAACTTAAATAGTTCTTGCCAAAGAGGACCAGATGTTTACCCATTTACAGGACGAAAAGATTCGGCTTCAGGAACATTAAGTGTACATGATGCATTGCGTTCGTTCTCTATTAGAACTTTTGTGGCTTCTAAGGATAACGAATATAACAATGCCATTTTAACAGAGTTGCTCGAAAGAAAAACGTCGAACTTTATTAGTACCGACTATATTTTATAAAGAAAGGCTTTTGTATAAAGCTTGATTTAAATAATAGCAGCATTCATATCTTAATTGAAATTGAATGCTGCTTTTTTATTATATGATTATCTTTGGTTTAATCGTTTAGAAAATGCATCGCAATAACTTTTTAAAATATTTTAGATGAAAGCAGCAAAACATATTTTAATGTTCTTTCTTTTTTGTGTCACCTTAATGGCTTGCGGAAAGAAAGAAAAAAAGCAGAATCAAAGTCCGTCGCAAACCGAAACGAAAGCGGCTTCAAGTGAGACTATAACAACTATTAACCTTACTGCAAGCGATGCCATGCAGTTCAATAAAAATAAAATTGAGGTTAATGCCGGTGAAAAAGTAAGACTTACTTTGACTCATACTGGTAAAATGCCGAAAACCGTCATGGGGCATAATTTCGTCTTACTAAAAAAAGGCGTGGATCTTACCGATTTTGGTACCGAAGCTGCTACTGCAACCGATTCGGAATTTATTCCTAACGATGGTGATGATGTGATTGTGCACACCAAACTCATTGGTGGAGGTGAATCTACAACCATTGAGTTTAATGCCCCAGAATCAGGGATTTATGATTTTCTGTGTAGCTTTCCTGGGCATTTTGCGATCATGAAAGGTAAATTTATAGTAAAATAAAGCCCTTTTCTGGCGTTTTTAGAGGCTTTCAATAATTAATCATTTAATGTTTTTTGAAAAATATTGAAAGATTGAGATTTTGAGGCTTCAAAATTAGAGATATTAATAATTTTTTAAAATTAAAATTAGGAAAGTCTGTTATTGTCTTAAAGATGTTTTAATTTTACGATATGGAAACATTAAAAAATACATTACGTTGTTCTACACCCGGTTGGTCTGCGCGCTTTCGCCGCAGCTTCTAATTTTTTAGATGAATAAACCCAAACCCAAAACGTAGTTTTTAATTTTTTTCATAGTGTCCAAAAATAATTTCATAGCATTTCAAAATAAGGTTAATTTAGTAGAAGTTAACACCCATTCTGTGCGCCGTACTTTTTTTCGTCGCCCGTAAGGGTGGGTTTTATTTTTTGAACTAGGTGTGTCCAGTTCAGCTATCAAAAAAGAGTAATAAATGACAAACAATATATACTAGGAAATGAAGGTTGTAATAGCCGATAAGTCTCATGTGAAATACGCAGAAATCATCTGCGAAACCATTGCATCGTCTGCCGCCATTAGGGGTACGGGGATTGCTAGACGTTCTCCAGAATATATTGCTACTAAAATGGAAAATGGAAATGCTGTTATAGCCTTAGATCAAGGTAAATTTGCAGGGTTTTGTTATATCGAAAAGTGGGGGCACGGAAAGTTTGTGGCCAATTCTGGTCTCATTGTGCATCCCGATTATAGAGGCATCGGATTAGCTAAGCTCATCAAGCATAAGATTTTTGAACACTCTAGAACAAAATTTCCTGACGCCAAAATTTTTAGTATCACTACCGGATCCGCAGTTATGAAAATGAATAGCGACTTAGGCTATAAACCAGTGGTATTTTCCGAGTTAACCGACGACCAAACCTTTTGGGATGGTTGTCAAACTTGCAAAAATTATGACGTTTTAACGCGAACAAACCGCAAAATGTGTTTGTGTACAGGTATGTTGTACGACCCTAATTTAAAAGATAAGGCCGTAAAACCTATAAAAAATAATGTGTTTGCAAGATTAAAACGAATTAAACGCGCTCTGTTTTTAAAGCATGAAAAAAATGATGGAACAGAGCCTACTAACATTGACACAGATTAAAATGAATACATTACTAGATATCGATACTGAAATCGATCAGCTTATCGAACAAGCTGAAGCCTTTTGCGAAAAGGAAGGTATCGAAATCAAATTGGTATATAAACTTTCCAACAAATCATTAGAGATTATTTCCGAAAGATCTAAAACGCTTTCTACATTGTATTATGTGAGTGTAGAAATGCTTAAAAAACGTGCCGAAAACGGATGTTTTATCTTGAAGAAAGATGACGAGATAATTGGGCACATCTTCGTGCATGAACATCAAGTTAAAGAGCATTTTGTATACGAGCGCTCTTCATTATGGGTGGATAGTACGTATAGAAATTGCAATTTAGGTTTATTGTTAATGGCAAGAATGACCGAGTTTTTTAGTGAAACTTTTCTCATTTCTATCGCCCAAACTCCTAAAGTGCATCAGTATAATGAGCTGCTTGGTATGACTCACGTGACCTTGTCTAAAATGTCGGCCCAGCTCGTGCAAGAGCTCGAGAAATTAGGGAAATTACGTGATGAATTGAATTATAGATATTATGTAAATGCCTGTTTTGCTTCAGAAATAGGTCAGTTAAAATAGAATAGAAAATTAGTTATATAAATAGTGTAAGATGAAAAAATTAGTAATAGCATACAGTGGTGGATTGGATACGTCATACTGTGCAGTAAGTTTATCAAAGGAATATGATGTGCACGCCGTAAGTGTAAACACAGGTGGTTTTACTAAAGAAGAAATTAGTCATATAGAGAGTAACGCCTACAAAATGGGTGTTACGACTTATAAAAATATTGATGCCGTTTCTACTTTTTATGAAAAAGTAGTTAAGTATCTTATTTTTGGGAATGTATTAAAAAATAATTCATACCCCTTATCGGTAAGTGCCGAGCGTATCATTCAAGCGATTGAAATTATTGAATACGCTAAAAGTATTGACGCCGAATATATTGCTCATGGTAGTACAGGGGCTGGAAACGATCAAGTGCGTTTTGATATGATTTTCCAAACTTTGGCACCAAATATCAAAATTATTACCCCAATTAGAGACGAGAAGTTAACCAGACAACAAGAAATCGACTATTTGAAAGAAAATGGTATCGATATGAACTGGGAAAAAGCAAAATACTCTGTTAACAAAGGGCTATGGGGAACGAGTGTTGGAGGTTCAGAAACTTTAACATCCGATAAGGCATTGCCTAACGAAGCTTATCCGTCTCAATTGAAACACACCGAGGAAGAAAAAGTAAAATTAACCTTCAAACAAGGCGAGTTAGTAGCGGTAAACGGTATTGAAAATTCGCCTCAAAATAATATAGAAGTGCTAAATAATTTAGCTTCGGCTTATGCCATTGGTAGAGATATCCATGTTGGCGATACAATTGTTGGTATTAAAGGACGTGTTGGTTTTGAAGCCGCAGCAGCCCTTATTACTATTAAAGCTCATCATTTGTTAGAAAAGCATACCCTAACTAAATGGCAGTTACAACACAAAGAATATTTGTCAAGTTTCTACGGAATGCACTTGCATGAAGGGCAGTATTTAGACCCTGTAATGCGAAATATTGAAGCTTTCCTGGAAAGCAGTCAGGATAAAGTTTCAGGTGATGTGTTTGTAGCTTTAAAACCTTACCACTTTGCACTAGATGGTATTCAGTCTGACCATGACTTGATGAGTGCGAAATTTGGAAGCTACGGTGAGGAGAACAAAGCGTGGACCGCTGATGACGCTAAAGGCTTTATCAAAATTCTAGGTAATCAGAATAAAATCTATCAACAAGTAAATTCAAAATAATGATCCAAGTTGGAATTATAGGTGGCGCAGGGTACACAGCAGGCGAGTTAATAAGATTACTTATTCATCACCCCGAAGCTGAAATGAACTTTGTGTATAGCACCAGTAATGCAGGAAATCAATTAAGTAAAGTGCATCAAGATTTAGTAGGGTCTTTAGATTTTGAATTTACAGATACCGTAAATCCAAATGTAGACGTGTTGTTTTTATGCTTAGGCCATGGGAATTCGGTGAAGTTTTTAGAAGCTAACACTTTTTCTGAGGATACTAAAATCATCGATTTAGGAAACGATTTTAGACTGGAGGCCGATAAAGTTTTTAATGGAAAAACCTTTGTATATGGCTTGCCAGAATTACAAAGAGAAGCTATTAAAAAAGCAAACTATGTAGCGAATCCTGGTTGTTTTGCAACAGCCATCCAGTTGGGGCTTTTACCTTTAGCTGAAGCCAATTTGCTAAATAACGATGTACATATTAATGCCGTAACAGGGGCAACAGGCGCTGGGACTTCATTGTCTGCGACCACACATTACACGTGGCGTGATAATAATTTCTCGTACTATAAACCTTTTACGCATCAGCATTTAGGAGAAATTAATCAATCGGTTAAACAGTTGCAAGGTGATTTTGCTTCAGATATCCTTTTTATGCCAAATCGCGGGAATTTTTCACGAGGCATTTTTGCAACGATTTACACCGATTTTGAAGGTGCTGTAGAAGACGCGAAGGCCATGTATCAAGCTTTTTATAAAGATGCTGAATTTACTTTTGTAGCCGACGATTTTTTACATTTAAAACAAGTGGTAAACACAAACAAATGTTTAATTCACTTGCATAAACATGGAGGGAAGCTTTTAATAACAAGCATTATCGATAACCTGTTAAAAGGAGCTTCGGGACAAGCTGTTGAGAATATGAACTTAATGTTTGGTTTAGAAGAAACCACAGGATTAGGATTAAAGGCGACTTATTTTTAAGTCGCTAAACTTCCCAGATTAGGGAAATACAAGCAAAAGATTAGGAGTAAAATCTTAAACAACAAGAAAAGGCTTTTTGTTATAATAGTTGAGGCTGGTTTTAAGCCAGTCTAATTACAGAAAAACCTTCTAAAATCCTTACTTTTGCGCGACAACCAAACAAATTATAGGGGTTAGCATAACTTCTAATAAA
This genomic interval from Tamlana carrageenivorans contains the following:
- the ilvC gene encoding ketol-acid reductoisomerase encodes the protein MGNYFNTLSLRDKLNQLSKCRFMDTSEFADGVDALKGKKIVIVGCGAQGLNQGLNMRDSGLDISYTLRDSAIAEKRASFVNATENGFEVGTYEELIPKADLVLNLTPDKQHTNVVKAVMPLMKKGATLAYSHGFNIVEEGMQIREDLTVIMVAPKSPGSEVREEYKRGFGVPTLIAVHEENDPEGKGWAQAKAYAVATGGDRAGVLASSFIAEVKSDLMGEQTILCGLLQTGSILCFDKMVEEGIEPGYASKLIQYGWETITEGLKYGGVTNMMDRLSNAAKIKAFELSEELKDIMRPLFQKHMDDIIEGRFSAGMMADWANDDKDLLGWRAATAETAFEKTPAGDVEITEQEYYDNGVLMVAMVRAGVELAFEAMVDSGIIDASAYYESLHETPLIANTIARKKLYEMNRVISDTAEYGCYLFDHACKPLLTDFMKTVNTDVIGKAYAKDNGKGVDNAKLIAVNKALRNHPVEKVGEFLRSSMTAMKPIV
- the ilvA gene encoding threonine ammonia-lyase IlvA, with the protein product MNKENTYFPKLSDIKVAADTIKNVSAVTPLGHSLRYSKQFEAQVFLKREDLQQVRSYKIRGAYNKISSLTPKQSACGVVCASAGNHAQGVALSCKLLKIKGTIFMPTPTPKQKVEQVEMFGEDFIEIKLIGDTYDDASKAALLECEQLEKTFIHPFDDEKVIEGQATVGLEIIEQAKNPIDYVFIPIGGGGLASGLSTVFKALSPKTKIIGVEPEGAPSMTVSIKNNKNTALDEIEKFIDGAAVKRVGDLNFAICKENLDDTIAVPEGKVCETILELYNKDAIVVEPAGALSISALDFFADDIKGKNVVCVVSGSNNDITRTPEIKERALLYANLKHYFIVNFPQRAGALKEFVVDILGETDDITYFQYAKKTNRENGSAVVGVQLKASEDLEPLISRMKKRNFFGDYLNNKPDLFEFLV
- a CDS encoding NADP-dependent glyceraldehyde-3-phosphate dehydrogenase, whose protein sequence is MKTAFQDIPEAYKIKSLLHQTTYLVNGELKSWEGDTAEVYSTISSTSDYKPTLLGTIPQLGEKEAMEVLDSATSAYDHGKGLWPTMKVADRIACMETFVEQMKTKREEVVKLLMWEIGKNLPDSEKEFDRTVEYIYDTIEAYKQIDRSSAKFEKNSGVYAHIRRGPLGVVLCLGPYNYPLNETFALLIPALIMGNPVIFKPAKYGVLLISPLLEAFQSSFPEGVVNIVYGRGRVLAAPIMKSGAIDVLALIGNSKSANILQAQHPKGNRLRMVLGLEAKNPAIVLPDADLDLAVDECIAGTLSFNGQRCTALKVLYVHESVVEEFNRRFAYKVDQLKFGNPWEEGVKLTPLPETDKPAYIQELIDDALEKGASIINKKGGETSENYIFPAVLYPVSKEMRVYKEEQFGPVIPVISFSDIEEPLDDMAESDYGQQVSLFGKNINTLSPLIDTLVNLVCRVNLNSSCQRGPDVYPFTGRKDSASGTLSVHDALRSFSIRTFVASKDNEYNNAILTELLERKTSNFISTDYIL
- the azu gene encoding azurin, whose protein sequence is MKAAKHILMFFLFCVTLMACGKKEKKQNQSPSQTETKAASSETITTINLTASDAMQFNKNKIEVNAGEKVRLTLTHTGKMPKTVMGHNFVLLKKGVDLTDFGTEAATATDSEFIPNDGDDVIVHTKLIGGGESTTIEFNAPESGIYDFLCSFPGHFAIMKGKFIVK
- a CDS encoding GNAT family N-acetyltransferase → MKVVIADKSHVKYAEIICETIASSAAIRGTGIARRSPEYIATKMENGNAVIALDQGKFAGFCYIEKWGHGKFVANSGLIVHPDYRGIGLAKLIKHKIFEHSRTKFPDAKIFSITTGSAVMKMNSDLGYKPVVFSELTDDQTFWDGCQTCKNYDVLTRTNRKMCLCTGMLYDPNLKDKAVKPIKNNVFARLKRIKRALFLKHEKNDGTEPTNIDTD
- a CDS encoding GNAT family N-acetyltransferase; amino-acid sequence: MNTLLDIDTEIDQLIEQAEAFCEKEGIEIKLVYKLSNKSLEIISERSKTLSTLYYVSVEMLKKRAENGCFILKKDDEIIGHIFVHEHQVKEHFVYERSSLWVDSTYRNCNLGLLLMARMTEFFSETFLISIAQTPKVHQYNELLGMTHVTLSKMSAQLVQELEKLGKLRDELNYRYYVNACFASEIGQLK
- a CDS encoding argininosuccinate synthase; protein product: MKKLVIAYSGGLDTSYCAVSLSKEYDVHAVSVNTGGFTKEEISHIESNAYKMGVTTYKNIDAVSTFYEKVVKYLIFGNVLKNNSYPLSVSAERIIQAIEIIEYAKSIDAEYIAHGSTGAGNDQVRFDMIFQTLAPNIKIITPIRDEKLTRQQEIDYLKENGIDMNWEKAKYSVNKGLWGTSVGGSETLTSDKALPNEAYPSQLKHTEEEKVKLTFKQGELVAVNGIENSPQNNIEVLNNLASAYAIGRDIHVGDTIVGIKGRVGFEAAAALITIKAHHLLEKHTLTKWQLQHKEYLSSFYGMHLHEGQYLDPVMRNIEAFLESSQDKVSGDVFVALKPYHFALDGIQSDHDLMSAKFGSYGEENKAWTADDAKGFIKILGNQNKIYQQVNSK
- the argC gene encoding N-acetyl-gamma-glutamyl-phosphate reductase — its product is MIQVGIIGGAGYTAGELIRLLIHHPEAEMNFVYSTSNAGNQLSKVHQDLVGSLDFEFTDTVNPNVDVLFLCLGHGNSVKFLEANTFSEDTKIIDLGNDFRLEADKVFNGKTFVYGLPELQREAIKKANYVANPGCFATAIQLGLLPLAEANLLNNDVHINAVTGATGAGTSLSATTHYTWRDNNFSYYKPFTHQHLGEINQSVKQLQGDFASDILFMPNRGNFSRGIFATIYTDFEGAVEDAKAMYQAFYKDAEFTFVADDFLHLKQVVNTNKCLIHLHKHGGKLLITSIIDNLLKGASGQAVENMNLMFGLEETTGLGLKATYF